The following proteins are encoded in a genomic region of Pagrus major chromosome 16, Pma_NU_1.0:
- the siva1 gene encoding apoptosis regulatory protein Siva codes for MPKRACPFPQTFSSQYKMHIGQQELNNYGVFGNKYRLEIYEKTKNLLFNGAKAVTAKIWTGEERCSEPQPTGQADTPACSQALLRGQTLIGHDGRLTRASSAQGPAVAPTGCCVCQKSQGSRTPCSQCDRLACSSCTRQCSSCSSLCCSVCTITDYSGQYDEVLCCSCST; via the exons ATGCCGAAACGAGCTTGTCCTTTCCCTCAAACCTTTTCCTCCCAGTACAAAATGCATATCGGGCAACAGGAGCTGAATAACTACGGCGTTTTTGGGAACAAATACAGGCTAGAAATCTATG AGAAGACAAAGAACTTGCTCTTCAACGGTGCCAAGGCTGTGACGGCTAAAATATGgactggagaggagaggtgCTCCGAGCCTCAGCCCACTGGACAAGCTGACACTCCGGCATGCAGTCAGGCACTGCTGAGAGGACAGACACTAATTGGACATGATGGGAGACTGACAAGAGCAAGCAGTGCCCAAG GTCCAGCAGTGGCTCCgacaggctgctgtgtgtgtcagaagagcCAGGGGTCCAGGACACCATGCTCCCAGTGTGATCGTCTAGCCTGCTCCTCCTGTACCCGACAGTGCTCCAGCTGCTccagcctctgctgctctgtctgcacAATCACAGA
- the adss1 gene encoding adenylosuccinate synthetase isozyme 1 has product MSLTWSAKDHKNLNQPPAAGLKRSRNDTGNKATVVLGAQWGDEGKGKVVDLLATEADVVCRCQGGNNAGHTVVVDGKEYDFHLLPSGIINTKSTSLIGNGVVIHLPGLFEEGDKNDKKGLKGWEKRLIVSDRAHLVFDFHQVVDGLQETERQAQEGKTIGTTKKGIGPAYSSKASRTGLRVCDLLADFKDFSTRFKNLVHQYQSMYPSLTVDVEDQLKKLKEYAERLRPMVRDGVYYMYEALHGPPKKILVEGANAALLDIDFGTYPFVTSSNCTVGGACTGLGIPPLNIGDVFGVSKAYTTRVGIGAFPTEQLNAVGELLQTRGHEVGVTTGRKRRCGWLDLVIVRYAHMINGFTAIALTKLDILDVLDEIKVGVAYKLNGKRIPHFPANMDVLQKVEVEYETFPGWKTDTSAARKWNDLPAKAQNYIRFIENHIGVPIKWVGVGKSRECMIQMF; this is encoded by the exons ATGTCGCTCACCTGGTCGGCGAAAGACCACAAAAACCTGAATCAACCCCCCGCGGCCGGACTGAAGCGATCGCGCAACGACACGGGGAACAAGGCGACGGTGGTGCTCGGTGCGCAGTGGGGAGACGAGGGCAAAGGAAAAGTGGTCGATTTGTTGGCGACTGAAGCCGACGTTGTCTGCAGATGTCAG GGGGGCAACAATGCAGGACACACAGTGGTCGTGGATGGCAAGGAGTATGACTTCCACCTTCTCCCCAGTGGAATCATCAACACCAAAAGCACATCACTCATTG GTAATGGAGTGGTCATACATCTACCTGGCTTGTTTGAGGAGGGCgataaaaatgacaagaaag GTCTGAAAGGCTGGGAGAAGAGACTAATCGTCTCAGACAGAGCTCACCTtg TGTTCGATTTCCACCAGGTTGTCGATGGCTTACAGGAAACTGAAAGACAAGCACAAGAAGGAAAGAC CATCGGAACAACCAAGAAGGGCATCGGACCTGCATACTCCAGCAAAGCATCTCGCACTGGCCTCCGTGTGTGTGACCTCCTGGCTGACTTTAAGGATTTCTCCACAAG ATTCAAGAACCTTGTCCACCAGTACCAATCCATGTATCCATCCTTGACAGTTGATGTTGAGGACCAACTGAAAAAGCTCAAG GAATACGCTGAGAGATTGCGGCCGATGGTCAGAGATGGGGTCTACTACATGTACGAAGCTCTTCATGGACCTCCAAAGAAAATTCTGGTTGAAGGGGCCAACGCTGCTCTCCTTGACATTGACTTTG GCACATATCCttttgtgacatcatcaaactgcaCTGTGGGCGGGGCGTGCACTGGTCTGGGCATCCCTCCTCTGAACATTGGTGATGTGTTTGGTGTTTCAAAGGCCTACACCACCAGAGTGGGAATCGGAGCTTTCCCAACAGAACAACTCAAT GCGGTGGGAGAGCTGCTGCAGACGAGGGGTCATGAAGTGGGTGTAACCACAGGAAGGAAGAGACGTTGCGGCTGGTTGGATCTCGTCATTGTCAGATACGCTCACATGATTAATGGCTTCACCGC CATTGCTTTGACAAAACTTGACATTCTGGATGTGCTGGATGAAATTAAAGTTGGAGTTGCCTACAAACTCAACGGAAAAAGAATTCCCCATTTTCCAG CCAACATGGACGTTTTGCAAAAAGTGGAGGTTGAATACGAGACCTTCCCTGGTTGGAAGACAGACACGTCCGCAGCCAGGAAGTGGAACGACCTCCCAGCCAAGGCACAGAACTACATCCGCTTCATCGAGAACCACATTGGAGTTCCCA TCAAGTGGGTCGGTGTTGGAAAGTCCAGAGAGTGCATGATCCAGATGTTCTAG